The window GCAGCATATCGGCTGCCATGGGAGAGCGATTCCCGCTATGGCAGAAGACCACGTAGGTGTGCCCCGCCCGGCTCAGGTCTTCTACTTTTGAGGCAAGCGTATCGATGGGGATATTGAGCGAATGATCAATGTGGACCTCATTAAATTCCAGCGGAGAGCGAACATCCAGTAAGATAACCCGAGGGTCTCTGGATGCCAGCGCTCGCGCATCTTCAGGTGAAACCATTTCCAGAAGTGAGGCTTCACCCCTTTGGTTCACACGTATAATGTTGTCGATGTTGAACGGTTTGGGGAGCTGTTTTGAACGGGCATTTTTAACAAATGATTCCTTGCTCGTTTCCTTGAGGAAGGGGTTGCTTTTCTTTTCCCTGGCGATAGTTGAAGATCTATTCCCGTGGTAATCGTGCGCGGGGAACAGCATGGTTTCATCGGGTAATGCTTTCAGCCTCTGCAGCGTATCAAACATAGCTTCAGGAGAGCCGTTCTGGAAATCCGTGCGCCCCACGCTGCCGATTAAAAGCACATCTCCGGTAAATAATCTGCCTTCTCCATAGATGCTCATGGCATCATCGGTATGACCGGGCGTATATATCACCTTGCAGCGGCATGAACCGAAGGCTATTTCCTCATTGTCCTTCAGTCTCCTGTCCGCCACACTGGATATGGCCTTTTCATGCATTAAAACCGGGGCCCTGTACCTCTTCTTCAGCACCGCGGCCAGAGAGAAGTGGTCCGCGTGCGTGTGCGTATCCATTATATATTTGAGACCCAGCCGCTTCTTTGTCAGATATCCGGCATATTCCTCCAGCAGACTTATGTGCGGATCAATGATGACCGCCTCGTTCCGGGAACTTAAGATATACGAGTAGCAGCTGCCGGCGCTGAATTGCTTTGACGCAAAATCCTTGCTCATACGTCATCCTCCTTTCCGCAGTTGATTGTATCAAGATACGCGTGGCGGATGAATTGAGTAAGTATATTACAATTGCCGTCGTGATTTTATCGGATTATCATTGCATCATGGCGGTAAGAAGATGGCACGTTTACATCATCAGATGCCGGGATGGGACGCTCTACACGGGTGTCACCAACGACCTGGAGCGGCGCATCAACGATCACAATCGAGGCACGGGCTGCCGCTACACGAGAGGCAGGGGGCCGGTGAAATTGCTCTACCGTGAATCATTCCGCAGCAGATCCTCGGCCCTGAGGCGCGAAGCCCGCATCAAGGCTTTGGGCAGGGAGGAAAAACTGATGTTGATCGGCAAAGCACTGTAGTAAAATCAACCTGCGGGCAGGATACCGGTCTTCCTGAGATTGCGTGTCCTGGGGCGTGGGAAGTGGGATCGTGACAGAATGATGGAGAGGAAAAGCGCGAAAGTGGACAAGTCGATAATCAGGGACCCGAAGGAGGCAGATTCCAGGAATATCCCCAGGGGCAAGCCGGGGATGACACCGGACGAGTGGAGCGATCTTCTGTACTCGGAGGTGACCCACAAGGAAATTGCAAAAATGGGAGAGGAGTATCAAAAGAGCCTGAATGACGAGAGGCAAAGGCAAGAGAAGATACGCGTGGCACCCCGAAGAGCATCGAAAGGCACGGATTCGGCCAAGAAATTGGGCGGTGAGGGGAGAATACCGGCCTCCCTGAGAACTCGCGTTATAGGGGAAATGGCGAGGCCGGTTTTTGAGCGGGCCAGCTAGTCCTGACGGAAGGGGAAGACCTGAATGACGCCTTGTGGGATGTCATGAAAGAAGGAAG of the Candidatus Auribacterota bacterium genome contains:
- a CDS encoding MBL fold metallo-hydrolase, translated to MSKDFASKQFSAGSCYSYILSSRNEAVIIDPHISLLEEYAGYLTKKRLGLKYIMDTHTHADHFSLAAVLKKRYRAPVLMHEKAISSVADRRLKDNEEIAFGSCRCKVIYTPGHTDDAMSIYGEGRLFTGDVLLIGSVGRTDFQNGSPEAMFDTLQRLKALPDETMLFPAHDYHGNRSSTIAREKKSNPFLKETSKESFVKNARSKQLPKPFNIDNIIRVNQRGEASLLEMVSPEDARALASRDPRVILLDVRSPLEFNEVHIDHSLNIPIDTLASKVEDLSRAGHTYVVFCHSGNRSPMAADMLLQSGIHSVKVMDGGIARWQKEKLPVIKGEPAISLERQVRIIAGSVVLLGIVLARFVHGAFIWISILISCGLIFAGITNNCLMGMLLMRLPYNKKAYTTKTGGGTCSISQ
- a CDS encoding GIY-YIG nuclease family protein: MAVRRWHVYIIRCRDGTLYTGVTNDLERRINDHNRGTGCRYTRGRGPVKLLYRESFRSRSSALRREARIKALGREEKLMLIGKAL